The following are from one region of the Alicyclobacillus fastidiosus genome:
- a CDS encoding YhcN/YlaJ family sporulation lipoprotein, protein MKTRMTLAGVALVALVLSGCGANVNNASKPAADVMNATQRVTKQAPTGAIGDAQHVQMATNIANGLVKRGYAKHAFAFVVGKTAYVAIDQKKPTKTNLGMKQKNAIVNAVKHIDKRVDTVYVSASPDAYHRFQSFAGDMKAGRPVSAVWNNFRTMVTMLFPTGR, encoded by the coding sequence ATGAAGACGAGGATGACATTGGCCGGCGTTGCTCTTGTGGCGCTGGTTCTGAGCGGATGCGGCGCTAACGTCAACAACGCATCAAAGCCGGCAGCTGACGTCATGAACGCGACGCAGCGCGTCACCAAACAGGCACCGACTGGAGCCATTGGCGATGCACAGCACGTACAAATGGCCACCAACATCGCAAACGGGCTCGTCAAGCGCGGTTACGCCAAGCACGCGTTCGCATTTGTGGTGGGGAAAACGGCGTATGTCGCTATTGATCAGAAAAAGCCCACCAAGACCAATTTGGGCATGAAACAAAAGAACGCCATCGTCAATGCGGTGAAACACATCGACAAACGCGTAGATACGGTCTACGTCAGTGCGAGCCCAGACGCGTATCATCGGTTCCAAAGCTTTGCGGGGGATATGAAAGCTGGTCGACCGGTGAGTGCAGTTTGGAACAATTTCCGCACGATGGTCACGATGTTGTTTCCGACCGGGCGGTGA
- a CDS encoding rhodanese-like domain-containing protein, which produces MEREGIVQYSADELRTILQEGTAVVIDVRTPEEYAEGHIPGVPLKPMQEVGEWIRELSPDESYVLVCRSGARSQRVAQFLKANGFEDVANYDGGMLAWDGELSSK; this is translated from the coding sequence GTGGAACGCGAAGGAATCGTACAATACAGCGCAGATGAGCTAAGAACCATTCTTCAAGAGGGTACTGCAGTCGTCATCGACGTGAGGACGCCTGAAGAGTACGCAGAAGGGCATATCCCAGGCGTGCCGTTGAAACCGATGCAGGAAGTTGGTGAGTGGATCCGGGAACTCTCACCAGACGAGTCCTATGTCCTGGTGTGTCGCAGTGGAGCCCGCTCGCAGCGAGTCGCGCAGTTTCTGAAAGCGAACGGGTTTGAGGACGTCGCCAATTACGACGGCGGCATGCTCGCTTGGGACGGCGAACTGTCGTCGAAATAA
- a CDS encoding DUF2797 domain-containing protein, with protein sequence MLAGDLRSLNQVLGDPVEYTLEFDNLVQPLNSWIGSQVQIVHTGVKRCVACGRKVNKLFQSGYCFPCVRSLAECDLCIVKPHDCHFHLGTCRDEAWAQGHCMIPHYVYLAWSSGYKVGLTRKGRELKRWMDQGATLAMVIAEVPTRRIAGELEMEIAKHMADKTDWRKMLKEEVAPDVPLAEVVNGVVEKLDPAFHQYLLQDRGEPQTIRYPRTPDFAVNLKSMNLDKSSVVTGVLRGIKGQYLLFDEGVLNVKKFAGYHVEVSNRVAVEA encoded by the coding sequence ATGTTAGCGGGAGATTTGCGATCACTGAATCAGGTTCTCGGCGATCCGGTAGAGTACACATTGGAATTTGACAATCTAGTTCAGCCACTCAATTCCTGGATTGGATCACAAGTCCAAATTGTACATACGGGTGTCAAACGATGCGTTGCGTGTGGGCGAAAAGTGAACAAGTTGTTTCAAAGTGGTTATTGTTTTCCTTGTGTTCGAAGCTTGGCGGAGTGCGATTTGTGTATCGTCAAGCCGCACGACTGTCACTTCCACTTAGGTACGTGCAGAGATGAAGCGTGGGCGCAGGGCCACTGTATGATCCCCCACTACGTGTATCTCGCGTGGAGCAGCGGATACAAGGTAGGGCTCACTCGCAAGGGCAGGGAACTGAAGCGTTGGATGGACCAAGGTGCAACGCTCGCGATGGTCATCGCGGAGGTGCCGACTCGGCGCATCGCCGGTGAGTTGGAAATGGAAATTGCCAAGCACATGGCCGACAAGACCGATTGGCGCAAGATGCTGAAGGAGGAGGTCGCACCTGATGTACCGCTCGCAGAGGTGGTGAATGGCGTCGTCGAAAAGCTCGATCCCGCATTTCACCAATACCTGCTGCAAGACCGCGGCGAGCCCCAGACCATTCGCTATCCGCGGACGCCTGACTTTGCAGTGAATTTGAAATCGATGAATCTCGACAAGAGCTCAGTCGTCACCGGAGTGCTTCGCGGGATCAAGGGCCAGTACTTGTTGTTTGACGAAGGTGTTTTAAACGTCAAGAAATTCGCTGGGTACCACGTCGAGGTGTCGAATCGGGTAGCTGTGGAAGCCTAG
- a CDS encoding trypsin-like peptidase domain-containing protein, whose amino-acid sequence MVKKAQTSVRPKRTSTGLPNFVTLVQRYKKAVMGIEVVQSFPTGRGLGPRPLFPWDRSQPRQGRSAMNIGTGFVFHPKGYILTNEHVVSDGDRIMLRVFGKKDLVEAQVVGRDRAHDIAILHADIPIPSPILKIGQSKDVHVGEWVLAIGSPLGLDNTVTVGIVSAKNRPLQIGEREYPNLIQTDAAINRGNSGGPLINLRGEVVGMNTAVSQSSQGIGFAISADVLRKEVDHILKHIH is encoded by the coding sequence TTGGTAAAGAAAGCTCAAACAAGTGTACGACCAAAGCGTACGTCCACCGGGCTGCCCAACTTCGTGACACTTGTTCAACGCTATAAGAAGGCCGTGATGGGAATCGAAGTGGTTCAATCGTTTCCAACTGGCCGAGGTTTAGGGCCGCGTCCGCTGTTTCCGTGGGACAGAAGCCAACCCCGACAAGGACGGTCAGCGATGAACATCGGCACGGGATTTGTATTCCATCCAAAAGGCTATATTCTAACCAATGAACATGTGGTGAGCGACGGAGATCGGATTATGTTGCGCGTCTTCGGGAAGAAAGATCTCGTGGAAGCCCAGGTAGTCGGCCGTGACCGGGCTCACGACATCGCTATTTTGCACGCCGATATTCCGATTCCGTCCCCCATTTTAAAAATCGGTCAGAGCAAGGATGTGCACGTCGGCGAATGGGTGTTGGCCATCGGGTCTCCACTTGGCCTCGACAATACGGTCACGGTCGGGATCGTCAGCGCCAAAAATCGGCCGCTTCAAATTGGCGAGAGGGAGTATCCCAATCTGATTCAGACGGACGCGGCTATCAACCGCGGCAACAGTGGCGGGCCCTTGATCAATCTTCGCGGTGAAGTGGTCGGGATGAATACGGCGGTTTCCCAGAGTTCGCAAGGCATTGGGTTCGCCATCAGCGCGGACGTACTCCGGAAAGAAGTCGATCACATCCTCAAGCACATCCACTGA
- a CDS encoding response regulator transcription factor translates to MPQPRILVVDDEERIRRLVRMYLERSGFDVVEAEDGTEAVDIALAQPFSLIILDLMLPGMDGRDVCSHIRQHSDVPIVMLTAAGDEMNRIHGFELGADDYVVKPFSPRELIMRVKALLKRTGETEYAKADLQQALTFPGLVIHIDARRVEVEGNEISLTPKEFDLLVYMAQRPDKVFSREELLRDVWNYQFYGDQRTVDTHIKRLREKLGQASDPVSQYIVTVWGVGYKFEVAL, encoded by the coding sequence ATGCCGCAACCACGTATTCTAGTTGTTGACGACGAAGAGCGTATCCGCAGGCTGGTTCGCATGTATTTAGAACGCAGCGGGTTTGACGTAGTCGAAGCCGAGGATGGCACCGAGGCAGTAGATATTGCATTGGCACAGCCATTTTCACTGATCATTCTCGACTTAATGCTTCCGGGCATGGATGGGCGCGACGTGTGCAGTCACATTCGTCAGCACAGCGATGTGCCGATTGTGATGCTCACGGCTGCCGGGGATGAGATGAACCGCATTCACGGGTTTGAGCTCGGTGCAGACGACTATGTCGTCAAGCCGTTCAGTCCGCGCGAGCTGATTATGCGTGTCAAGGCGCTTCTGAAGCGAACTGGTGAGACCGAATACGCAAAGGCAGATCTCCAGCAGGCGTTGACCTTTCCGGGGCTTGTCATCCACATCGATGCAAGGCGTGTTGAGGTGGAGGGCAACGAGATCAGCCTCACGCCTAAGGAGTTTGATTTATTGGTCTACATGGCTCAGCGACCTGATAAGGTGTTCAGCCGTGAAGAACTGTTACGCGACGTCTGGAATTATCAATTCTATGGTGACCAACGCACTGTCGATACCCATATCAAGCGCCTTCGCGAAAAACTGGGACAAGCATCCGATCCCGTGAGTCAATACATCGTGACCGTCTGGGGCGTAGGTTACAAATTCGAGGTAGCCCTGTGA
- a CDS encoding PrsW family glutamic-type intramembrane protease, translating to MFYVALAIIPGLLLLVFIYTRDQLHPEPKRQVFRLFILGAAIVLPAGVIERLMMNSRGFTEGGIEGRLITAFFVAGMIEEFLKASIFDRGVYQSHLLRRPVDCIVYAAAIGLGFATVENVMYVTSSGLMTAIVRSVTAVPAHFMFAIIMGYWFSKAKFQGSPKVLAYIIPACVHGIYDTFALSSTIVADLVLVFFLLFLVETSARIMKRVRTATNRATGRYAT from the coding sequence ATGTTCTATGTCGCGCTGGCCATCATCCCTGGCCTGCTCCTGTTGGTGTTTATCTACACGCGAGACCAATTGCACCCGGAACCCAAACGACAAGTTTTCCGCTTGTTCATCCTCGGTGCCGCCATCGTCCTGCCGGCTGGTGTCATCGAACGCCTGATGATGAATTCCCGTGGATTCACAGAAGGTGGGATTGAGGGGCGGTTGATTACCGCCTTCTTTGTGGCGGGAATGATCGAGGAATTCCTAAAGGCGTCGATTTTCGATCGCGGCGTGTACCAAAGTCATCTTCTGCGAAGGCCTGTCGATTGCATCGTCTACGCCGCTGCCATCGGCCTTGGCTTCGCCACGGTCGAAAACGTGATGTACGTGACGAGTTCTGGTCTGATGACGGCCATTGTACGATCGGTGACGGCGGTTCCCGCACACTTCATGTTCGCCATCATCATGGGTTATTGGTTCTCCAAGGCGAAGTTTCAAGGCTCTCCGAAAGTCTTGGCGTATATTATCCCTGCCTGCGTTCACGGCATTTACGACACCTTCGCACTCAGTTCGACAATCGTCGCAGATCTGGTCCTCGTGTTCTTCTTGCTGTTCCTCGTCGAGACGTCCGCGCGCATCATGAAGCGCGTCCGTACTGCCACGAATCGGGCGACAGGGCGGTATGCGACGTGA
- a CDS encoding helix-turn-helix transcriptional regulator, translating to MNQNFGKRVRSLRLSRHWSQQELSMRCGISTPHISSIERDKRHPSLEYAQRIATALGVPLSSLCDERTEFQAPKMRNSPDELPLYMQNFILNESAFPYLEAAQRMSTLPEEEASFLTKLIELLAQSNHMLASYQADSRML from the coding sequence TTGAATCAAAATTTTGGAAAGCGGGTGCGTAGTCTACGCCTTTCAAGACACTGGTCGCAACAGGAGTTGTCAATGCGCTGTGGCATTTCCACGCCACACATCTCTTCCATCGAGCGGGACAAGCGCCATCCATCCCTCGAGTACGCACAGAGAATCGCCACTGCGCTTGGCGTGCCACTATCCTCGTTGTGTGACGAGCGAACGGAATTTCAAGCGCCAAAAATGCGAAACTCGCCAGATGAATTGCCACTGTACATGCAGAATTTTATCCTCAACGAGTCCGCGTTTCCGTATCTCGAGGCGGCGCAGCGCATGAGTACGCTACCCGAGGAAGAAGCGAGCTTCCTAACCAAGCTCATCGAATTACTGGCACAGAGCAATCATATGTTGGCGAGTTACCAAGCGGATAGCCGAATGCTGTAG
- a CDS encoding iron dicitrate transport regulator FecR has translation MYELGVRRSQEIDVDALANKLNRDNAIALTGAGISVASGLPLGNEVVQGIPLNEFFMFHTWKERPSQAFAAYREILLDWRRATPNRAHQALADARIRVITQNIDGLHRDAGSQDVIELHGNLRELRCLRCDAVFASQLVWKAAVPSCPTCGDQLFPGFILEGDAVRHIARAVEWVAAADYLVVVGTQLAMDPVRQLREIARERGADVIWISAMAEKWVPLLLQPAR, from the coding sequence ATGTATGAATTAGGAGTGCGTCGTTCCCAGGAGATCGACGTCGATGCCCTGGCAAACAAATTAAATCGCGACAACGCAATCGCTTTGACCGGCGCAGGCATCAGCGTGGCCAGTGGGTTGCCACTTGGCAACGAGGTCGTTCAAGGCATCCCGCTCAACGAGTTTTTTATGTTTCACACGTGGAAGGAGCGCCCGTCACAAGCGTTTGCGGCCTATCGAGAAATTCTCTTGGACTGGCGGAGGGCCACGCCGAATCGAGCACACCAAGCACTCGCCGACGCTCGCATTCGAGTGATCACGCAGAACATCGATGGGTTGCATCGAGACGCGGGCAGCCAGGACGTGATCGAGCTTCATGGCAACCTGCGAGAACTCCGCTGTCTGCGGTGCGATGCCGTGTTCGCTAGTCAACTGGTTTGGAAGGCTGCCGTGCCAAGTTGTCCGACTTGCGGGGATCAACTATTTCCCGGTTTCATCCTCGAAGGGGATGCCGTCAGGCATATCGCGAGAGCGGTGGAGTGGGTGGCAGCCGCCGACTATCTCGTCGTCGTCGGGACGCAGTTGGCGATGGATCCCGTTCGTCAGCTGCGGGAAATCGCGCGCGAGCGCGGCGCAGACGTGATCTGGATCAGTGCAATGGCGGAAAAATGGGTGCCTCTGTTGTTGCAACCAGCGAGGTAA
- a CDS encoding ATP-binding protein has product MIRNSVASKLWLTIVAMVFLVLALLAVLLQQFFVNYVVQRETAQLTRLATSVNRILPTNDPAIAMSVLGQVSQNVLEAHVVAATPLTKESELITAYHHFTASQLSDFNLGKPVVVHSTVGGASELSVYQKLPSSTSTPGMVAVSQQMSVLEQPVHRMRNLIIFDTVLAIVLATGLAFVVSKNLSRPLVEMNKAAEEMALGHFSQRVEVVTHDEVGRLGNTFNALAGELAKTIEQLSIERDQLSSILSSLQDGVVATDKEGRVTLANPPALRRLRSMSVAERGIATMEKLPERLMMLFSHVTDFEEPVVQEATWEGRSLAITMLPLYEVDGTQMRGTLAVLRDVTEERRLDRLRKDFIANVSHELRTPLSMMQGYAEALLDDISDDPEMRRELTEIIHDETLRMKRLVNDLLDLAQLESGQFQMNMDTVDFSLVMRRVARKFQALAQDYGVGFELRIENEAMIMDADVDRMEQVFTNLLDNAFRHTSEGKITFSSDISGRYVYVRVSDTGAGIPEEDVPYIFERFYKADKARTRSRSGTGLGLAIARHIVTEHGGDILVESTIGKGTTFTVILPIQRDDMELEGEQHDKE; this is encoded by the coding sequence GTGATTCGCAACAGCGTCGCTTCAAAATTATGGCTGACCATCGTCGCGATGGTCTTTTTGGTCTTAGCACTATTAGCCGTCCTCCTTCAACAATTTTTTGTCAACTACGTCGTTCAACGCGAGACGGCGCAGTTGACGCGCCTGGCGACGTCCGTCAACCGCATTCTCCCGACCAACGATCCGGCTATTGCGATGAGTGTGCTTGGACAAGTCTCACAGAACGTCTTAGAGGCACACGTGGTGGCCGCGACGCCGCTGACGAAGGAATCGGAACTCATCACGGCCTATCATCATTTTACGGCTTCGCAGTTGAGCGATTTTAATCTTGGCAAACCAGTCGTCGTTCACTCGACGGTGGGGGGAGCCAGTGAGCTGTCTGTCTACCAGAAGCTCCCGAGTTCCACCAGCACGCCAGGCATGGTCGCGGTGTCGCAGCAGATGAGCGTGCTCGAACAACCGGTGCACCGCATGCGCAACCTGATCATCTTCGATACCGTCCTCGCCATCGTGTTGGCCACTGGTCTGGCTTTTGTCGTTTCCAAGAACCTGTCGCGTCCGCTTGTCGAAATGAACAAGGCGGCGGAGGAGATGGCCCTCGGGCACTTTTCGCAACGAGTCGAAGTGGTGACGCACGATGAGGTCGGGAGGCTCGGCAACACGTTTAACGCGTTGGCCGGTGAATTGGCGAAGACGATCGAGCAGCTCTCGATTGAACGGGATCAACTCAGCAGCATTCTGTCCTCGCTGCAAGATGGGGTCGTGGCCACGGACAAAGAAGGGCGTGTGACGCTCGCAAATCCACCGGCCCTGCGCCGCTTGCGCTCGATGTCCGTGGCGGAACGCGGCATCGCGACGATGGAAAAACTCCCCGAGCGGCTGATGATGCTTTTTTCGCACGTGACCGATTTTGAGGAGCCTGTGGTTCAGGAGGCGACGTGGGAGGGACGGTCGCTGGCCATCACGATGCTGCCCCTGTACGAGGTGGACGGGACACAGATGCGCGGGACGTTGGCCGTCCTTCGCGACGTGACGGAAGAGCGCCGTTTGGATCGACTTCGCAAGGACTTTATCGCCAACGTTTCACACGAGCTGCGCACGCCGCTCAGCATGATGCAGGGGTACGCCGAAGCGCTGCTTGACGACATCTCCGATGATCCCGAGATGAGACGAGAACTGACGGAGATCATCCATGATGAGACGTTGCGGATGAAGCGTCTGGTAAACGATCTGCTCGATCTCGCCCAGCTCGAAAGCGGACAGTTCCAGATGAACATGGACACGGTCGATTTCTCGCTCGTCATGCGTCGAGTGGCCCGCAAGTTCCAGGCGTTAGCTCAGGACTACGGCGTGGGATTTGAGCTTAGAATTGAGAATGAAGCGATGATCATGGATGCGGACGTAGACCGGATGGAGCAAGTATTCACCAACCTACTGGATAATGCGTTTCGTCACACCTCAGAAGGCAAGATCACGTTTTCGTCGGATATCAGCGGGCGCTATGTGTACGTTCGTGTATCCGACACGGGAGCAGGCATTCCCGAGGAGGACGTACCCTATATTTTTGAACGGTTTTATAAAGCCGACAAAGCTCGAACGAGATCTCGGTCTGGCACTGGGTTAGGACTTGCGATCGCGAGACATATTGTAACTGAGCACGGCGGCGATATCCTCGTCGAGAGTACGATCGGGAAGGGTACTACGTTCACGGTGATTCTGCCCATTCAACGGGACGATATGGAACTCGAGGGAGAGCAGCACGACAAGGAGTGA